From a region of the Chitinophaga caseinilytica genome:
- a CDS encoding FecR family protein gives MDNDHLLILIEKYLNGEATPAEQRWVENWYASFDQTENWLEAQSEESAQVRQELKQSIGERIAGIRQLDSLHEQVFTPRIRPYWKWAAAVLVLVGSAAAFLYLRPRAKEMEVWVAIDKPRTAALPDGSVVSLQPGSTIRFEKKFSGKQREVSLEGNASFDVAAASIPFVVITGNVATQVLGTVFHIVSFPGTDSLTVTVLEGKVRVSRDRQVLGTLAAGDRLLSANGNASRFKLSRPQLEELENGELQFDKQSLAEIMAIFGQWYGYTIQTTDNNILQQQFTGSFNRSAPLEELLSIICDVNNINYHVNKQQKRITLSRD, from the coding sequence ATGGATAATGATCATTTATTGATCCTGATCGAAAAATATTTGAACGGAGAAGCCACACCGGCCGAACAACGATGGGTCGAAAACTGGTACGCATCTTTCGACCAAACGGAAAATTGGCTGGAAGCACAATCGGAGGAATCCGCACAGGTCCGGCAGGAACTGAAGCAATCGATCGGTGAGCGCATCGCCGGTATCCGGCAGTTGGACAGTCTGCACGAGCAGGTGTTCACACCCCGCATCCGCCCCTATTGGAAATGGGCGGCGGCCGTGCTGGTGCTCGTTGGCAGCGCCGCAGCGTTCCTTTACCTGCGGCCCCGGGCGAAAGAAATGGAGGTTTGGGTGGCGATCGACAAGCCCCGTACGGCGGCGTTGCCAGACGGTTCCGTCGTAAGCCTGCAACCGGGCAGTACCATCCGTTTCGAGAAAAAGTTTTCCGGGAAGCAGCGGGAAGTTTCGCTGGAAGGGAACGCCAGTTTCGACGTAGCCGCCGCCAGCATTCCGTTTGTGGTGATCACGGGGAACGTGGCCACCCAGGTGCTGGGCACCGTTTTCCATATTGTGTCGTTCCCGGGAACGGACAGTTTGACGGTGACGGTTTTGGAAGGGAAGGTAAGAGTGAGCAGAGACCGCCAGGTGCTGGGCACCCTCGCCGCGGGCGACCGGCTGCTTTCCGCGAACGGCAACGCGTCGCGGTTCAAATTAAGCCGCCCTCAACTGGAGGAACTGGAGAACGGGGAATTGCAGTTCGACAAGCAATCACTGGCAGAAATCATGGCCATCTTCGGGCAATGGTACGGATATACGATTCAGACGACCGACAACAACATCCTGCAGCAACAATTTACCGGCAGCTTCAACAGGAGCGCGCCGCTGGAAGAACTACTCAGCATTATATGTGATGTGAACAATATTAATTACCACGTAAACAAACAACAAAAACGAATCACGCTCAGCAGGGATTAA